From Lolium perenne isolate Kyuss_39 chromosome 5, Kyuss_2.0, whole genome shotgun sequence, a single genomic window includes:
- the LOC127298493 gene encoding uncharacterized protein, with protein sequence MELMEKGLAGMEISIGGESSTKTRSRNKSTRKPQPDSLKHTMIQKTEEQSRRDVHQPLIQKMEEQFRRDPRPPEIQRGKVEEAAAPTKTRSVKSIIETPLDRLRHLDELQDRINLMEAEYLSKNGIQRRNEEKLPREEQEIEDYRKQWERCYGRSFGSFDAETSLGHVYCATGTIPPDALPECSLQFFSIKVTDLSYSLSWPLQVHGFVAARDSVDHKRNYLFRCTRDSCQTLTKKDPFLRITGPSRAVLLIDKVVVEVQLKVKGDKESEVEVLAFKCFEFQQSCPLKDGIPTRIPGQRCKLECALAVLPKSIGATVGFRIVDGSWPDQCPGLIVCKTDNAKEEEVVLLLDFQDGKLPTKSDGVVELSRRLVSVGFPAGKLIFSVEASRNSFSAKATVDFGMETLGASTRMCDLVFCKLEVTVSWSLVSAKRD encoded by the exons ATGGAGCTGATGGAGAAAGGGTTGGCGGGGATGGAGATCTCCATCGGCGGCGAATCAAGTACAAAGACCAGGTCGAGGAATAAGAGCACCAGAAAGCCGCAGCCAGATAGCCTGAAGCACACCATGATCCAGAAGACGGAGGAGCAATCTCGTCGAGATGTGCACCAACCTCTGATCCAGAAGATGGAGGAGCAATTTCGTCGCGATCCACGCCCACCTGAGATCCAGCGGGGGAAGGtagaggaggcggcggctcctACAAAGACGAGGTCGGTGAAGAGCATCATAGAGACGCCGCTAGATAGACTGAGGCATCTCGACGAGTTGCAGGACAGGATCAATCTGATGGAGGCGGAATATCTTAGCAAGAATGGGATCCAGAGGAGGAACGAGGAGAAGCTTCCTAGAGAGGAGCAGGAGATTGAGGACTACCGTAAACAATGGGAGAGGTGCTATGGCCGCAGCTTCGGTTCCTTTGACGCAGAAA cttctcttggtcaTGTGTACTGTGCAACAGGAACCATCCCACCAGATGCTCTCCCGGAGTGTTCCTTGCAGTTCTTTTCCATCAAAGTCACCGACCTAAGCTATAGCCTCAGCTGGCCACTGCAGGTCCATGGCTTTGTTGCTGCCAGGGACTCGGTAGATCATAAACGCAACTATCTCTTCAGATGCACCAGGGATAGCTGCCAAACCCTCACTAAAAAG GATCCATTCCTGCGCATAACAGGCCCATCTCGAGCGGTTCTGTTAATTGACAaagttgtggttgaagttcagttAAAAGTAAAGGGTGACAAAGAGTCAGAAGTTGAAGTATTGGCTTTCAAATGTTTTGAATTCCAGCAAAGTTGTCCGTTGAAAGATGGCATCCCTACACGCATCCCAGGCCAGCGCTGCAAGCTTGAGTGTGCTTTGGCAGTGCTGCCTAAGTCAATTGGGGCCACTGTGGGTTTCCGAATTGTTGATGGGTCATGGCCCGATCAATGCCCAGGGTTGATTGTTTGCAAGACCGACAATGCAAAAGAAGAGGAAGTGGTACTGTTGCTTGATTTTCAAGATGGGAAACTGCCTACCAAGTCTGATGGTGTGGTTGAGCTCTCGAGGCGGCTTGTTTCCGTAGGTTTCCCAGCAGGCAAACTGATCTTTTCTGTTGAGGCCTCTCGTAATAGCTTTTCTGCAAAAGCCACGGTTGACTTTGGGATGGAAACGTTGGGTGCAAGTACTCGCATGTGTGATCTTGTTTTCTGCAAGTTGGAAGTGACTGTTTCTTGGTCTTTGGTTTCTGCCAAGCGGGATTGA